The DNA region GAATCGCAAAAGAGCCGCCCCTCGTTTTTAAGCAATCTTGAGACGATATTAGGCCCTGCTCTCCCCTTCCCTGCTGTGCTTGAAAACTATACTCTCGATATCAATGAAGAAGAGCTGTTTCCCGAAGGTGAAGACCTCTCTCATTTTACCTATGACGAGCTTCCCGGGATCAGCGGTTTTCAATACAAACGACTTGTCGATCTAGATAGCGAACACCATCGAATACATCAAGATAAATCTGAAGGTATACGTGATTTTATTCTCAAACCCTACAGTCGATACAAAGCTGATCCTTCATCGCAATATTACCTTCCTCATTTAGCATTGAACGAACATCTCTTTATGAGTTTTGCAAAAAATGAATTAGGATTTCGTGTCCCTCAATCGTATCTCATCAAACGAACCAATGATAAAGAATTTCATTATCTCATCAAGCGATTTGACCGGTTAGGAACGTACCGTTTTGCGAAAGCAAACTTCTCAACCTATTTAGGTTTACGTGCTGAAAATAAATACAGTACCACCAGCGAAAAAATGTTTACCCGCATCAAAAAAGAACTCATCAGTGAAACAGAACGTCTTGAACTTTTGAAACATTATTTTTACTCCATGATCATCTCTCATGAAGATATGCACACAAAAAATTTATCACTTATTATCAGCGAATCAATCAAACTTTTTGCACCACTTTATGACATTGCAACGACACGTATTTATTCCAATACAAAGCACTACGATTCTCACTTAACCATTGATGGACAACGCAGCAATATTACACCGCGACATTTTGAAAAGTTAGTCGATATTTTAGAAGTGAATAAAAAAAGTTTTCGCACGGAAGCGCAAAAAATTTGCGAAACATTTCGTGATCGATTGCCCGAGTATATCAATGCCGTTGAGTCTCTCGGATCGCTCCCTTTTTTCACCATGAAACAAAAATCAAAACCGGGACAAGCTCCAACATGGGTGCCAAATAAAGAGTATGAATTTAGTGATGTCCTAAGAAAATATCATAAAGAAAGAATCGACGAGCTGAGCAAAATGGGATGGCTATAATGAACTCTTTCTTCTGATCATTTTATACCCATCGTACCTACAAGAAAATGCAATATCTGATATGGATGCCGTAGCATTTATTATTCCGAAAGAAAAGGGTTTTAGTCGAGCAAAAATACGAATGATATACTCCGTCCATAAAAGAAAATATTGTGATTTTTTGAACAAATTCTTTCTACAGGTCAAGAGGTAAATTCTCAACGTACCCTTTTTTCCTTTTTAGACGCACTAATTTATCGATTGCACTTTGTGCTATTTCCCTGTGTCAAAAGCAACAAAGTTTGAGAATAGGATTTTTTAAATGGCAACGTCAAGAGTTAAAAAGTAGATTTTCTCTAATAATGATTCGAAACCGACTGAGCGGTTGTTTTTAATACTCGGAAAATGCCCAGTAACGGAACGATAGCTCTTTAGAATCTTGCGCTGAGGGAATGATAGTGTTTCAGATGACATGGCCGCCTCACTTTGAAAAATTATACAATATTTGTATAAAATCAAAATAATTCTGCGTATTATTAAACTATAGTAAATATTGCTAAGACTTTATTTTTCAAAAAAATCGTGTTTCATCTACTACTTGAACGAGCGAAGCATTTAATTTTTTGAGAATTTTCCTAAAATTTGGTATCCGATTTTGGAATGGCAGGTGATAAAGTCTTTGGGGAGTTTTTGTCGTATTCGAAACATCAGTGAGCGTAAGGCACCTTCGCCGACAAACTCTCCATCCCAGACGAAATCCTCAATTTGCTCCACAGGAACAACTCTTCCGATATTTTTAATCAAAAGTTTGAGGAGCTTATTCTCTTTGTCATTGAGTTCAAATGTCTCTCCGTTGAACATCAGAAGGAAATTTTCATTATCGTAGATATAGCCGTGAGAAAGTTTTATAAAACGTTGTTTTTTCTGTTCATCAATATCGATTTTACTTTGCAAAGACATATTTTCAGATTTTATCTCAATGATTTTAGAGGTCAATTTTTGATTTTCTTCAAATGTTTTTAACGCGATCTCTATCGCTGTTTTTAACTCGATCTCTTTGAAGGGTTTTAGAATGTACCCATAGGGCTTAATATTGATAGCGCGGTCGATCGTTTTGTTTTTATCGTTAGCTGTTAGAAAGATGATGGGAACGGAGCGTAATTTTGATATTTGTTCAGCGACGTCAATGCCGTCTTCGCGGTTTTGAAGTGTGATGTCCATTAGCACCAAATCGGGTAATTTGGTCGATGCGAGATGAAGTGCCTTTTCCCCGTTTGGGGCGATGCCGCTGATTTCATAACCGAAGTTGGTGAGGATTTCTTTTATATTCAAAGCGATGATACTTTCATCTTCGACGATTAATATCTTTGTTTTCATTGATTCTCTTTCTCTT from Sulfuricurvum kujiense DSM 16994 includes:
- a CDS encoding response regulator transcription factor, translating into MKTKILIVEDESIIALNIKEILTNFGYEISGIAPNGEKALHLASTKLPDLVLMDITLQNREDGIDVAEQISKLRSVPIIFLTANDKNKTIDRAINIKPYGYILKPFKEIELKTAIEIALKTFEENQKLTSKIIEIKSENMSLQSKIDIDEQKKQRFIKLSHGYIYDNENFLLMFNGETFELNDKENKLLKLLIKNIGRVVPVEQIEDFVWDGEFVGEGALRSLMFRIRQKLPKDFITCHSKIGYQILGKFSKN
- a CDS encoding type II toxin-antitoxin system HipA family toxin, producing the protein MRADITEVLQIILTLKEAESLKDIERKSGIFGIKDKKLLRVLNELITANRVRTVGQSASTVYWQKDVREAYAKDYRMIFVHKGDQIAGYLFQNAQEFVFCYADRYLTQNKVEIPGLPLDIIPYPSSELHAAFDENLPEGINRDMLEQSLHSSDELDMLVRLTHNIGDIYFTITGESHVESQKSRPSFLSNLETILGPALPFPAVLENYTLDINEEELFPEGEDLSHFTYDELPGISGFQYKRLVDLDSEHHRIHQDKSEGIRDFILKPYSRYKADPSSQYYLPHLALNEHLFMSFAKNELGFRVPQSYLIKRTNDKEFHYLIKRFDRLGTYRFAKANFSTYLGLRAENKYSTTSEKMFTRIKKELISETERLELLKHYFYSMIISHEDMHTKNLSLIISESIKLFAPLYDIATTRIYSNTKHYDSHLTIDGQRSNITPRHFEKLVDILEVNKKSFRTEAQKICETFRDRLPEYINAVESLGSLPFFTMKQKSKPGQAPTWVPNKEYEFSDVLRKYHKERIDELSKMGWL